The segment aaaataacatCATTATGATATacattaacatatatttaaaaaaaaaaaaattataaaacattACTTGATATCCTTTTTCTATGGAAAAATTACagtatttaaattatatctcTAATAAATACTTCCTTATTTCCATTTTcgctatttttttttttttttttttacaacatTGTTCCTATTGTACATGAACTGTTCATACGCATTTATGAAAGCttttacatttaaaaaaagaaaaacaaagagaacattatataaattatattatgtgtgtgtattttacttttcatttttttcttattaatagGATCTGATGTTGGTACGCGTCTACatgttgtttattttttaatatagaaATAAGGATATTCCTATTGCTAAACTAAATTACAgagaagaaatatttttgattattttttatatatatgatatgtaataattaatgtatgttttttaaaatatattgagtgaatttaaattttttttaaaggataagaaatacaaaaaaaaaaatattaaaaattaaaaattaagaaattaaatataaatttaataggTGTTTATACCAAATAAacaatatgatatatttttacaagtatgtattatatgaaaaacatatatatatatatatatatatatatcaattcaATGTATCTTCATAGTTTTacattatcatataatattatttattatttattgtttttattttttatttttttatttttttttcaaataaataatttaagaatgatctttttcatcatccaaatttttattaacatatacATCATATGTTTCTATGGATGAAAAAGTGCTTGATAAAATTTCGTCCATATtagtaaaatattttctgtTTATAGATACTTGTGGAATatctatatctttatttaatatggATAGTAATGTGTAATTAAATGCTTCAactcttttaaaataatcataatggacataatttgtaatattgaaaaaatgtATTGTTATTcctttgttatataataatttacattCCTGCGGATTTAAATAATCTACTTGATaggtaaatattatattagcATTTAAAGCACTTATTGtgaatacatatttttttagaatattaatatcaatatttatattaggaTAAATAAGAATAGTTTTAATTCCCAGATTATTAGTTATATTATGAACATGTTCAGGAATATTCGTATCTATTGAAAAGAGCGAAATTTGTTTCTCTATAGATTCCTTAGTAATATGAAATTCTTCTAATTTCTTTTGAATAATACTTTGATTAAAATTATcttttgataaaaatattaatatggaatatttttgaattataagcaattttaaaaatggaagtatttgtataatatcaTGTGTAAAAATAgctatataattttcttttatcacattttttataacacttaaacaaatatatgattCATAAAATAGTCTAAAAGTAGCACATAGGAATTCAtcattcttcatttttatatttgtatattcaaTAACATCATGATATGGTACTAATATATTGTCCTTATGAATTTTACTATTTAATGTAAATATTCCAATGACATCCtttccttttaatatattattaaaattatttccGACATATAGCACTTTACCTATAAATACATTTCCAATAAGATTTTTCAATTtccatgtatatatatcattatcatcttttTGTATTTCATTTATCTCATCATCATCACAAAAATTTTCTTCGATTTTATTTGTACAAAAATTGGAACAAccaaatgatatatattttaccaaAACACATATGTGTGAATCTTTATAGTTCatactttaaaaaaatcaaaatataaaaattaaatagatTGAGAAGAACCTCTACTTAATAGTATATATTGTAGGTTGTATGATATCCCTGGAATGGAACAAATATAATTGgtacaaatgaaaaaaaaaaaaaagaaaaaaaaaaaaaaaaaaaaaaaaattataaatatatatttatatatatatatatatatatataatatattaaatattacacACATACATTTAGTGTAAAAAAGTATACTTCCatgtatgaatattttataattatttattatgttcttatatcttattaaatatatatctgcttttgttttattttcttattatttattcctATATATTTCCTACTTTGTATAATTCTTAATGGaactttttaattatatatatatatatatatatatatatatatatatttatttatttatttatgtacacCTAAAAAATTgctattcttttttaataggtatattttcataattgtTACAATCATAATCActcaatatttttaataatttatttttttcctcaactaatttattttctcttatatttatgttttgttCTCTTTTATTTCTAATCATATATTGAAAATCTATTAAAAAGGTCCCTATACTTATTGTTAAAGACAATAACAAAACTAAAGGAATAccagaagaaaataatttatatcttcTATCAATAACACATAGTCTATATTTAgttcttatatatttcttcttaaCATAATTTCttaatatgttcattttatttgtaaatcataaatatatatatatatatatatatattatttcatattatgtatacttttatttttttttttaattataaatacattttaatatataaaaaatttacaaataAAACTATAATAAAAATCTTACTGTTTcaataaaattatgtatatatataacatttcgtatttaatgaagaaaaataaatatatgaatatattaatttcacCTTTCacatatggaaaaaaaaaaaaaaaaaaaaaaaaaaaaattaaaatataatgtcatcatatataatgtgatattattactaataatatatcattaaaatattatattatctttatgtttagggaaatatatatattatatatatatatatatattgataaaataCACCTAAtagtatttttatattacagAAATAGTCtctattaaatttatatttcccCTTCTTGTTATAAACCTCAATACATAACTTATATCACactatttgttttttataatgtgaaaaataagaatatatatgtatatttatttatgtttatttgtatttaatttttagtaTTATCtttaattcttctttttttcttttatctatttaaaatacatatatttatacatattgtaATTCTTTTTACAAAAgttgtaaaaatattcacatgtttttattttatcatttttaataatactttatttgtttcattttatttaaaaaaaaaaaaaaaaaaaaaaaaaaaaaaaaacagtaAAAACGTttctctttttaaaaatgagcTTACTTAAAATTGTATTTGTTTTTGCGTCACTTTGGTTTTCTTATTGTTAttcatatatgaatattaagAGATATCCAAATAAAGTTTTGAATTCAAGTGAATCAAAATTTTATGATCATAACTTTCATAAAAACTATATCCTAAATAATTTGTTCAAAAGAAATAagttatattacatatatcctagtaaggaaaaataatagaccataaaaaaataaaataaaataaaataaagaaatgaaaaaggaATAAAATTACACATTTTGGTTgtgtttataaaaatatacatattatatatatatatattatatatgtattttttttttttttttttttttttttttttgttaaccTATGTTTTGTAGAACAAAATCTATTAATTAAGAATACACGAATTTACAATGTACCAAGGGCAAAAACAGCCATTTCCCTCTTTAAaggtttttaattttttttttttttttttttcatttatagcTAGCCATTTTGATAATTTCCTATttgtctatatatatatatatatatatatatatatataatattttttcattaattattattattttttaatagatataaatatgtcTAATTTTTTTCCTGGTTTTAAGACCATCTTTAATACGAAGTAATTCTTATGTTTATgtagaaaaataataattgtgtTAACAttgtgcatatatatatatatatatatatatttcttttccgtgacacataaatatatttttttatttatttgggAAGATTTTTATTTGACCCTTTGTACAGTTCGCATAAAgatattatcataaaaaatataaagaccATACAATTATTGCAACAGTAATATtgatatatgaaatatacaTGTTCCTTTCCAACATATGTTATatgttaattttattttttattatttttattttattttttttttcctatagAGGTAATTACGTAAAAagtattttcatatttggGTCCTCCTgttttacaatttttattataaccaAACTACTTTTAATGCTCAGAAGATTTTTCCAGAACCAATATAAAATggtatgaatataaatattaaataaataattatgcaAAAATATCAcctaatttatattatttatatttatttttgttatatttagaTAAGTGAACAAGAAATAGAGCTTATgggaaaatatgaaaatccACATATTGAATTTAAAGATTAATATAGACATAAGAAgagaacaaataaataaaaaaataaataaataaatatatatatatatatatatatatttgtgaacgtagaaagatataaatataaatgttcatgttacaattttattttatcagtatatttaatatgatgttttgttattttattttattttattttattgtttcattttatttcttattgaTTTAAAaagtacatatatgtatatacacaAGGGTGTCTACATTTTGAcattcatttaaatatatatctaaatatttttttggtaatttttgtttcttttacAATCTCACAAATTatgaattttatataatattttgtattccTAAAATACAAATATCAACATTAGATAATAATCTCAATtttgttaaataaaaaagacgACAAGTTTattagtattatttttttaatgtgttaatataaaaattgttattctttttttttttttttttttctttttcttttttgttgttaTTGTAATTGTTATTGtttgttttaaaatataggaaatatatacatttctttaaaaaattaaaaacattttttaatattataaattgtgATATGCGTTAAACAGCAaccaattttatatattgtatatctttgtttaatttgtttgtaaaaagaagaaaaacaaaaaaaaaaaaaagtctataaataattaattttatgtattaaattgcaattattttaatttatttatttatatatttatttatattttattattttttttttttttttgttgtttcgGTATCATAAGGAACTGttcctaaaaaaaaaaatgtccaaagatgaaaaaaaaataatagagGTTCTAAAGGAAAAAATCGAAAAGACCAAATTACACGTTTTAACGTTTGCTACTCATGAACAAGGCTATTTCAAAACCTTAAAAGAAAGTTgcaaaattttaaatatcgATTTAAAGGTATTAGGAATGGGAATAAAATGGAAAGGTTTTATAGAGAAATTGATTAAGgtaaaagaatatttaaaattatgtaaCGATAAAGATATAATCCTTTTTGTAGATGGTTTTGATACATTTTTTGTTCAACCAGCAAATGTAATTATTGAAAGATATCTTATGAATTATgacaatttttttgtttgtacTAGTGAAGGTGCATATTCAAgtaatatcctttttttaCGTATTATTGAAAAAATGCATTTGGTTTTTCACAAtagtatttttaaatataatgataatatcgAATGGGATTCTTTAcacataaaagaaaaatacaaaGATTTCaacttttttcataataatttaaatctATTAAATTCAGGTGGTTGGATAAGCAATGTTTTCTTAGCAAAAAAAATCCTACAATATATACCTTCCTTTATTGATAATGATCAAGTGTTTTTAACCAACTTATATTTGGattgtaattatttattgaaATTACAAGAAAAACAATCATTAAATGATACACATAGTAAAAGTGATTTAAATTTTGATCCTCAAAAtaatttgaaatattataataaaattataattgataatcataatattattttccattTATTCAGAGGTAAACGTAATTTAATGTTGCTAGATTATGGCGACTGTGTAAATCACTTCCCTTTAAAACCTttgattaatatatataatattcaagGAGATGagcaaattaaaaaaaataatgatataaatggtATAAATTGTATAAATGATGTAAATGATACAAATCAATATTTGCATGAACGAAATAGCCAAAGTGAATATTTACATGAACAAAATAGCCAAAATCAATATTTACATGAACGAAATAGCCAAAATCAATATTTACATGAACAAAATAGCCAAATGAATTCacagaataataaaataaattgcAAAAAtcgcatatatatattttttatgaaaaaaatttttggaaagaaagataattataataatgatgattctttgaaaaaaatagaaattataaaagaaagcAACAAGGATAGAAATGAATGGAAGAAGAAAAGAACAATTTTAGATAACGTATACATGGGAAATACGATAAGAAAGATTGGACAAATTGAAAATACCTTTAATTATTCAATAATTGATATGCACACACACACTTCTCCTTGCATTCTTCATATGCATTGTCTTAGAAATGTTgataatataattcataaGATGGGTTTGAAAAATAAGTATACATCTACTTGGTATAGTCGTATTtggtatttattttatagttTAAAAGGTACGTTAAATTTCAATTATTTTAGTTTATTGTTTTCAACAACGGTTggttttatatctttttttttaatttatataaaatatgttttacaaattttaatatatatagataataatttCAGAACTAATAAAATGCTTTGTTTAAACAAAATGATGTTTTTATTGAATGATATTGAATTTTCTTGTGTCttcacatttatattatctatattgtattggacattttatatatttaacaaatCTATATGATAGAATAAATTTTGTCATTTAttccttatatataaatgaaatggGTAAAcatacacacacacatatatatatatatattaaaatatatttacattttatgtgttcctttttctttttggtgttatattttatatttttttttttttacaaaaaaatcaaaatttttaaatataaacaaaatggaagtgaatataatataatatatatttttattttatacaaaaaagaaaaaaaaagaaaaaaaaagaaaaaaaaagaaaaaaaaagaaaaaaaaagaaaaaaaaagaaaaaatatatatataatatatattatatatatatattttttttattatttaccaaaaaaaaatatatttaaaaaatcaaCATATATGCACTATGAACATATAaactttaattttattttattttttttattttttttattttttttttattttttttttttttgtttgtttccTTATTAgatatctatatttatagtTTCGAATTTCTGGTTTTCAagttcatcatcattattaacaTATGTATGAACTTTATCGAGTAACATATGCCATtgtgatttattttttatatttgataaATTTATGAGGTCTTTAATTAAAAGCCACTGATAGGCTGtcatttcctttttctttgtATTGATTActgtatataaattatcGAAATAAAAatcgattttttttttatcaaatatattcataaatgaaaaggaataaaataaatgtattaatgAATTAAGAGATTTAAAATGTACAGTTTTTTTTACTACATTAtcacatttttcatttatataattattttttactacATTAtcacatttttcatttatatcattactTTCAAGCTTCTCACTTGTTTCATTTTGTTCGTCATTTCCATTTACAAAGGAATAAAATTCCTCATtcgaaatattattttgtaaatgaTTTTGTGGTTCCACATTTTGTTTATCTAAAATAAGTTCGTTTAACTTTTTAACTTCTTCTTCCTCTTTTTCTATTCTATAATTAAAAGTGAAGgtgtcatttttttttgaatatttttccgttatttcattttgttgAGGTTCAAGATTTtgataattaaaatattcaagAAATGACTGAGCTTCaaattgttttaatttttcttttaaaaataaaacaattttatttaaatagtgatgatatatatttcgCATGTTTTGTTCTcgtaatattatatcatcattgtttattattaaacgGGAATATACCTTTTCATAAAAGACATCATCATTAAACATATTCTCGttgtacatattattatttataacttttttattgtcatttttatatttctctttTGAATCATTTGAAATGTTTGTGTTATGTGGATAATATACTGATGTTgtgtaaaataaataatcaaCAAGATCGTCAAGGgaaatattttt is part of the Plasmodium falciparum 3D7 genome assembly, chromosome: 9 genome and harbors:
- a CDS encoding procollagen lysine 5-dioxygenase, putative, translating into MSKDEKKIIEVLKEKIEKTKLHVLTFATHEQGYFKTLKESCKILNIDLKVLGMGIKWKGFIEKLIKVKEYLKLCNDKDIILFVDGFDTFFVQPANVIIERYLMNYDNFFVCTSEGAYSSNILFLRIIEKMHLVFHNSIFKYNDNIEWDSLHIKEKYKDFNFFHNNLNLLNSGGWISNVFLAKKILQYIPSFIDNDQVFLTNLYLDCNYLLKLQEKQSLNDTHSKSDLNFDPQNNLKYYNKIIIDNHNIIFHLFRGKRNLMLLDYGDCVNHFPLKPLINIYNIQGDEQIKKNNDINGINCINDVNDTNQYLHERNSQSEYLHEQNSQNQYLHERNSQNQYLHEQNSQMNSQNNKINCKNRIYIFFMKKIFGKKDNYNNDDSLKKIEIIKESNKDRNEWKKKRTILDNVYMGNTIRKIGQIENTFNYSIIDMHTHTSPCILHMHCLRNVDNIIHKMGLKNKYTSTWYSRIWYLFYSLKGTLNFNYFSLLFSTTVGFISFFLIYIKYVLQILIYIDNNFRTNKMLCLNKMMFLLNDIEFSCVFTFILSILYWTFYIFNKSI